A region from the Vicia villosa cultivar HV-30 ecotype Madison, WI linkage group LG3, Vvil1.0, whole genome shotgun sequence genome encodes:
- the LOC131659928 gene encoding oleosin-B4-like has translation MVQCYCCIRFGHFAKHCWSNKEDAKIARGDSDDEPVLLMAYESDEEPVKLEDDIEDSENESESEVSEEESELEDDSEAEDKSEFVCDSGSKEESEDELESQGDSSSECESELESSEEELQSKDEESFGDSKDESGGESDFDPYFDDDQESGGGHAFRGQASEDDQICDGNHESEGRPYEGGTSKGSSASNGGHDSKGETFEGRASEGEPTSKGGGFGEDPKVNKGGTSGGSQTSGENPEGDMVPESEGNSELLGIEEALEKKFWDGVGSSCWK, from the exons ATGGTTCAGTGTTACTGTTGTATTAGGTTTGGCCACTTTGCTAAACATTGTTGGTCAAACAAAGAAGATGCAAAAATAGCTAgaggagattctgatgatgaacctgtgctattaatGGCTTATGAATCTGATGAGGAACCTGTGA AGTTAGAAGATGACATTGAAGATTCTGAAAATGAGTCAGAATCCGAGGTTTCGGAAGAAGAGTCAGAGTTAGAAGATGACTCTGAAGCTGAAGATAAGTCAGAATTCGTATGTGATTCTGGGTCTAAAGAAGAAtctgaagatgagttagaatctCAAGGAGATTCTTCTTCTGAATGTGAGTCGGAACTTGAAAGTTCTGAAGAAGAGTTACAGTCAAAAGATGAAGAATCTTTTGGAGACTCTAAAGATGAGTCAGGTGGTGAATCTGATTTTGATCCATATTTTGATGATGATCAAGAATCTGGTGGTGGTCATGCTTTTAGAGGACAAGCTTCCGAAGATGATCAAATTTGTGATGGTAATCACGAATCTGAAGGCAGACCTTATGAAGGAGGAACTTCTAAAGGTAGTTCAGCCTCTAATGGTGGTCATGATTCTAAAGGTGAAACTTTTGAAGGCAGAGCTTCTGAAGGCGAACCAACTTCTAAAGGTGGTGGTTTTGGAGAAGACCCAAAAGTTAACAAAGGTGGAACTTCTGGTGGTAGTCAAACTTCCGGAGAAAATCCAGAAGGAGATATGGTTCCAGAATCAGAAGGAAATTCTGAACTATTGGGTATTGAAGAAGCACTCGAGAAAAAATTCTG ggatggtgttGGAAGTAGTTGTTGGAagtaa